The stretch of DNA TGCCAGTGGATCAGGTATTAAAAGAATTGTTGGAATTGGAAATTTTGGGGTATATAAACGCCGTGCCCGGCGGATATATCAAGGTAAACACTAACTTTAATAATAAATAACAAAGGGGCAAGTTATGTTTGATATCCTTTTGTACCTTTTTGAAAACATTGTCAACGATAGCGCAGAGTTATGGGTTGACGAAGGCGAGCTTACAAAAGAGCTTAAAAAGGCTGGTTTTCATGAAGATGATATTTATAAAGCGCTGATGTGGTTAGAAGATCTTGCTGATCTGCAATCTAACGATATAGCACCTTTCATTATCGGGCAAACCGCCCTTTCTACTCGTATTTATACGGTTGCAGAGACAATGAAGTTAGATACTGAGTGTCGAGGCTTTTTGTTATTCTTAGAGCAAATTAATCTGTTAGATGTAGCGACTAGAGAAATGGTTATTGACCGCGTTATGGAACTTGAAGAGTCTCAAATTGGTCTTGATGACTTAAAGTGGGTTGTATTAATGGTATTGTTTAATGTACCAGGTAAAGAAGCCGCATTTGAGCAAATGGAAAATCTTGTGTTCGAGGAACCTGCAGGTCTAATTCACTAAAAATAGTCGTTTAACATAAAATTTCATTGCTAAAACAAATGGAGTGGCTAAGATCCACTCCATTGTCTTCATAACATCTTGGTATTTATGACTTCTGACTCGAAGCTCAACCTTTCTTCTAATCAAGCTAATAAACAATACTGTCCTAAATGCGAGGCAGAGCTGAGTATAAAGTCTGGCAGCAAAGGTGCTTTTTGGGCTTGTACTGGTTACCCCGTTTGTGATTTTACTAAACCAATGTCAACACAATCAGAAGTGCAAGTTGTAAAAGTGTTAGATGATGTGTGTTGTCCTATTTGCGAAGATGATCTTGCGGTTAAATCTGGCCGTTACGGTATGTTTATTGGTTGTATGAACTACCCTACCTGTAACTTTATTGTTAAAGAAGACGATGATGAAGATTACGAACCGGTTCCGTGCGTAGAATGTGGAAAAGGCGAGCTTCATCAGCGATCAGGAAAAAAGGGTAAGGTATTTTATGCATGCGACCAATATCCTAAATGCGACTTTCTTTTGAACGATAAGCCTCTGAACGAGATCTGCCCTTCGTGTGAAAGTCCTATACTTGTAATAGACAAAAATAATACTAAACGCTGCATAGTTAAAACATGTAGTTATGAAATCGAATAAGTCACTAATACGATACAATTTGAGCAAAGAAAATGACTGAATCAACGTTAATAAATCCTACAAATGAAATTGAAGCATTACAGCAAGGCTGTTTAATTGTTTATCCTACTGAGGCGGTTTGGGGCATTGGCTGCGATCCGGATAACGAAGATGCGGTGATGAAGCTATTAGAAGCTAAACAACGTCCAGTTGAGAAAGGTCTTATATTGGTGGCACAAAACCTATCACAGTGCCATGACTACTTTGATTTTGATAAAGTTCCAATTGAAAAACGCCCAGAAATCTTTTCGTCTTGGCCAGGCCCTGTTACATGGTTACTGCCAGCCAAAGCATCTGCACCTAAGTGGATTACCGGCGGCAGTGATATGATAGCTATTCGTATCAGTGCGCACCCTACTATTCAGCGAATTTGTCGAACCTTTAATAAACCGATTGTATCGACTAGCGCCAATAGAACAACTGAGCCGGTTTGTAAAAACTTGGCAGAAGCTATAAAGGTGTTTGGATCGCAAGTTGCCATTTATGTCGATGAGGCCTTAGGCGGAAGTGAAAAGCCTTCAGTTATTAAACATTCAATCACTGGCGAAGTATTTAGGAGTTAAGTTTTGCAAGAACATAAGTTATTGGAACAAGCGAAGTCCTTTTTTATGGAACTTCAAGACTATATTACTAATCAACTAGCCAGCATGGATGGTGGTCAATTTGAACAAGACCAGTGGGAACGAGAAGAAGGTGGTGGCGGCCGAAGCCGAGTGCTTAAAGACGGCGTTATCTTTGAGCAAGCGGGTGTTAATTTTTCGCATGTATTTGGTGCGAATATGCCAGCATCAGCGACTGCACATAGGCCAGAGCTAGAAGGTCGCAGTTTTAATGCTTGCGGAGTGTCTCTCGTTATTCATCCGCGTAACCCTCATATACCAACGACACATGCAAATGTAAGATTTTTTATTGCCGAAAAAGAAGGTGCTGAACCCGTATGGTGGTTTGGAGGTGGTTTTGACTTAACGCCTTATTACCCCATCGAAGAAGATGTGGTTCATTGGCATCAAACCGCTTTTGATATTTGCAAACCATTTGGAAAAGATGTTTATCCAAAATATAAAAAGTGGTGTGACGAATACTTTTATTTAAAACATAGAGATGAGACTCGAGGCGTCGGTGGATTATTCTTTGATGATTTAAATGAATGGGGCTTCGATAATTGT from Psychrosphaera aestuarii encodes:
- a CDS encoding DUF494 family protein; the encoded protein is MFDILLYLFENIVNDSAELWVDEGELTKELKKAGFHEDDIYKALMWLEDLADLQSNDIAPFIIGQTALSTRIYTVAETMKLDTECRGFLLFLEQINLLDVATREMVIDRVMELEESQIGLDDLKWVVLMVLFNVPGKEAAFEQMENLVFEEPAGLIH
- a CDS encoding DNA topoisomerase family protein — encoded protein: MTSDSKLNLSSNQANKQYCPKCEAELSIKSGSKGAFWACTGYPVCDFTKPMSTQSEVQVVKVLDDVCCPICEDDLAVKSGRYGMFIGCMNYPTCNFIVKEDDDEDYEPVPCVECGKGELHQRSGKKGKVFYACDQYPKCDFLLNDKPLNEICPSCESPILVIDKNNTKRCIVKTCSYEIE
- a CDS encoding Sua5/YciO/YrdC/YwlC family protein; translated protein: MTESTLINPTNEIEALQQGCLIVYPTEAVWGIGCDPDNEDAVMKLLEAKQRPVEKGLILVAQNLSQCHDYFDFDKVPIEKRPEIFSSWPGPVTWLLPAKASAPKWITGGSDMIAIRISAHPTIQRICRTFNKPIVSTSANRTTEPVCKNLAEAIKVFGSQVAIYVDEALGGSEKPSVIKHSITGEVFRS
- the hemF gene encoding oxygen-dependent coproporphyrinogen oxidase; the encoded protein is MELQDYITNQLASMDGGQFEQDQWEREEGGGGRSRVLKDGVIFEQAGVNFSHVFGANMPASATAHRPELEGRSFNACGVSLVIHPRNPHIPTTHANVRFFIAEKEGAEPVWWFGGGFDLTPYYPIEEDVVHWHQTAFDICKPFGKDVYPKYKKWCDEYFYLKHRDETRGVGGLFFDDLNEWGFDNCFAFTKAVGNGFIDAYKPIVERRKDSSVSDSQRQFQLYRRGRYVEFNLVYDRGTLFGLQTGGRTESILMSMPPLARWEYQYTPSDGSAEAELYERYLKPQNYLNL